In a single window of the Acinetobacter sp. CS-2 genome:
- a CDS encoding lysophospholipid acyltransferase family protein, producing the protein MANMLKPDQLKQKANYLWRVGATGFSFASFGIGGVAIGGLVAPLVNLSTRNPDLRQQRAQKVIKHSFKGFTEMMVKLGIMTYDIEGLEKLQHSQQELVIANHPTLVDVVVLIGLMEQANCVVKQALWSNPFTKGPVQSAGYILNAGSEQFIHDCVEKLRQDQAASLLIFPEGTRTAKGELLNEFQRGAANIAIRANVPIRPVLISCTPSTLTKNEKWYHIPSQPFHIQVKVLDAIQVDDLLEDASVNPKNVRQLNHQLHQFFNQELSKK; encoded by the coding sequence GTGGCAAACATGTTAAAACCAGATCAACTTAAACAAAAAGCCAACTACCTGTGGCGTGTGGGTGCAACCGGGTTTAGTTTTGCCAGTTTTGGTATTGGCGGTGTGGCCATTGGCGGACTGGTTGCCCCTTTGGTAAATTTATCGACCCGCAATCCGGACTTGCGTCAGCAGCGTGCGCAAAAGGTGATTAAGCATAGTTTCAAGGGCTTTACCGAAATGATGGTCAAACTGGGAATTATGACCTATGACATCGAAGGGTTGGAAAAATTACAGCACAGTCAGCAGGAACTGGTGATTGCCAATCATCCGACACTGGTGGATGTGGTGGTGCTGATCGGGCTGATGGAGCAGGCCAACTGTGTGGTCAAGCAAGCACTGTGGTCGAATCCCTTTACCAAAGGTCCGGTACAGAGTGCCGGTTATATTTTAAATGCCGGTTCTGAGCAATTTATTCATGACTGCGTGGAAAAGCTCCGGCAGGATCAGGCGGCATCGCTGCTGATTTTTCCGGAAGGAACACGGACCGCCAAAGGCGAGTTGCTGAATGAGTTTCAGCGTGGGGCGGCCAATATTGCCATTCGCGCCAATGTGCCGATTCGTCCGGTGCTGATTAGCTGTACCCCTTCAACCTTAACCAAGAATGAAAAGTGGTATCACATTCCTTCACAGCCCTTTCATATTCAGGTGAAGGTACTAGATGCCATTCAAGTCGATGATCTTTTGGAAGATGCCAGCGTAAATCCCAAAAATGTGCGTCAGCTCAATCATCAATTACACCAATTTTTTAACCAAGAGTTATCTAAAAAATGA
- a CDS encoding beta-ketoacyl synthase chain length factor: protein MLQINVSQLCISRADETVAALEQIPAMQRRRLSGIAKLALSSAIQSLNAERADYIVWASQYGDEHKTLNILADVLQDQTPSPTQFSTSVHNAIAGLYSILCQDATPSTSLAASWSEALIEAYAWLKTTTQPNPRVLVVYYDEALPALYQEAEPFTAFAMSAIVGLDAPNLQLDMQALGNHCHKYKDALNFHDFWQQSAQNQVPLHTQAWQTC from the coding sequence ATGCTTCAAATCAATGTGTCACAACTGTGCATAAGTCGTGCCGATGAAACAGTTGCCGCCTTAGAACAAATTCCAGCCATGCAGCGCAGACGTTTGTCAGGGATTGCCAAACTCGCTTTAAGCAGTGCCATTCAATCGCTGAATGCTGAACGGGCAGATTATATTGTTTGGGCTTCGCAATATGGCGATGAACATAAAACTTTAAACATTCTGGCCGATGTGCTGCAAGATCAGACGCCATCACCCACCCAGTTTTCCACTTCGGTGCATAATGCGATTGCCGGGTTATATTCGATTTTGTGTCAGGATGCGACCCCGTCGACCAGTCTGGCGGCTTCGTGGAGTGAAGCGCTGATTGAAGCCTATGCCTGGTTAAAAACCACAACGCAACCGAATCCACGCGTTCTGGTGGTGTATTACGACGAGGCATTACCGGCACTTTATCAGGAAGCTGAGCCTTTTACAGCCTTTGCCATGTCGGCAATTGTTGGTCTTGACGCACCCAACCTGCAACTGGATATGCAAGCACTAGGCAATCATTGCCATAAATATAAAGACGCACTAAATTTTCATGATTTCTGGCAGCAATCTGCACAGAATCAAGTTCCCCTGCATACTCAGGCGTGGCAAACATGTTAA
- a CDS encoding RelA/SpoT family protein has translation MVTVREQLPGRLNELSEEATVEHAEQARQDLAEWLNRVRGILDDTALKQLEDVAHLTLQKELQSTVNHRSNTFYTGIEMADILAHLHVDEATLSAAMLYRSVREGVMTLEEVQQHFGEQVYSLVQGTLAMGKLSELIEKNKRLEDHFNNNQREHLSGIYKMLIAVTEDVRVVLIKLAERTYALRELTQASRERQERVAREILTIYSPLAHRLGIAQLKWELEDLAFRYLAPERYKEIASLLNEKRLEREQYIQFVIDKLKTELASHGIEAEISGRVKHIYSIYRKMKSKNLSFDQLYDIRAVRVLVKTVPECYHSLGIVHQIWRHIPHQFDDYITNPKANGYRSLHTAVIAENKSLEVQIRTKDMHEEAELGVCSHFNYKEGAKNTDHSFNHRLHSLRAVLEHYQERNDASAHKVDDEPENFEQIQDFEGFEKIYVFSRDGDIKELPRGSTVLDFAYHVHTEVGNKCYAARVNQRYVPLTYTLKTGEQVEILTKKDREPNRDWLVNSLGYIKTARARDKLRHWFRQQDRSKNLEVGREILNKELSRLAIHPKSIDLSDYCNHFNVKLGEDILIGLVNGDISLHSLINQVNRHMHIGQDEPELVLKPTLNPRASHTLSAHGILIDGLDNVELHIAQCCQPVHGESIGGYITLNRGVSIHKVACPDYVRMISQEPERAVEADWEMQPTRGQSVQIVVEAYDRRGLLKDLTQVIFSDQINIRQVNTISEADGIANMKLLIEVKGLAQLSRLLARLEQQPGIISARRLVQGN, from the coding sequence ATGGTCACAGTACGTGAGCAGCTTCCTGGACGTCTCAATGAGTTGTCGGAGGAAGCGACTGTAGAACATGCCGAACAAGCTCGACAAGATTTGGCTGAATGGTTAAATCGGGTTCGTGGCATATTAGATGATACGGCGCTAAAACAACTCGAAGATGTAGCGCATTTAACTTTGCAGAAAGAACTGCAAAGTACGGTCAACCATCGTTCCAATACCTTTTATACCGGCATTGAAATGGCCGATATTCTGGCGCATCTGCATGTCGATGAAGCGACCTTGTCTGCCGCAATGCTGTATCGTAGCGTTCGTGAAGGCGTGATGACGCTGGAAGAAGTACAGCAACATTTTGGTGAGCAAGTCTATAGTCTGGTGCAAGGGACACTGGCGATGGGTAAGCTGTCCGAGCTGATTGAAAAGAACAAGCGTCTGGAAGATCATTTTAATAACAACCAGCGCGAACATTTAAGTGGCATTTATAAAATGCTGATTGCCGTGACCGAAGATGTTCGTGTGGTGCTGATCAAGCTGGCCGAACGTACCTATGCCTTGCGTGAACTGACCCAGGCTTCTCGAGAACGTCAGGAGCGGGTGGCACGCGAGATTCTGACCATTTACTCGCCTTTGGCACACCGTCTTGGAATTGCCCAGCTTAAATGGGAGCTGGAAGATCTCGCTTTCCGTTATCTGGCCCCGGAGCGCTATAAAGAAATTGCCTCATTGCTGAATGAGAAGCGCTTGGAGCGTGAGCAGTACATTCAGTTTGTGATTGATAAACTGAAAACTGAACTGGCCAGCCATGGGATTGAAGCCGAGATTAGCGGTCGGGTGAAGCACATTTATTCGATTTATCGAAAAATGAAAAGCAAGAACTTAAGCTTTGACCAGCTCTATGATATTCGTGCAGTGCGGGTTTTAGTTAAAACTGTACCCGAATGTTATCACTCCTTGGGTATTGTGCATCAAATCTGGCGTCATATTCCGCATCAGTTTGATGATTACATTACCAACCCGAAGGCCAATGGCTACCGTTCATTGCATACTGCCGTGATTGCCGAGAATAAGTCGCTTGAAGTGCAAATCCGGACCAAGGATATGCATGAAGAAGCCGAGCTTGGGGTATGTTCGCACTTCAACTATAAAGAAGGTGCTAAAAATACCGACCATTCCTTCAATCATCGTTTGCATTCATTGCGTGCTGTACTGGAACATTATCAGGAACGTAATGATGCCAGTGCGCATAAAGTAGATGATGAACCAGAGAATTTTGAACAGATTCAAGATTTTGAAGGCTTTGAAAAAATTTATGTGTTTAGCCGTGATGGCGATATCAAAGAGTTACCGCGTGGTTCGACTGTTTTGGATTTTGCCTATCACGTGCATACTGAAGTGGGTAACAAATGTTATGCAGCACGCGTTAACCAGCGCTATGTGCCGCTGACCTATACTCTGAAAACCGGTGAGCAGGTTGAAATCTTAACCAAAAAAGATCGCGAGCCGAACCGGGACTGGTTGGTCAATTCACTAGGCTACATTAAAACCGCCCGGGCACGGGATAAGTTACGTCACTGGTTCAGGCAGCAAGACCGCAGTAAAAATCTGGAAGTAGGCCGTGAAATTCTCAATAAAGAGCTTTCACGTCTGGCGATTCACCCGAAAAGTATTGATTTAAGTGACTATTGCAATCACTTCAATGTTAAGTTGGGTGAAGACATTCTGATTGGACTGGTGAATGGCGACATTAGCCTGCATTCCTTGATCAATCAGGTCAACCGTCATATGCATATCGGTCAGGACGAGCCTGAACTGGTACTCAAACCGACCTTGAATCCGCGTGCTAGCCATACCTTGTCTGCACATGGCATTTTAATTGATGGTTTGGACAATGTGGAACTGCATATTGCCCAATGTTGTCAGCCGGTACATGGCGAATCGATTGGCGGTTATATAACCCTGAATCGTGGCGTCAGTATTCACAAGGTGGCCTGTCCAGATTATGTACGCATGATTTCTCAGGAACCTGAGCGTGCTGTCGAAGCGGATTGGGAAATGCAGCCTACCCGTGGCCAAAGTGTACAGATTGTGGTGGAAGCCTATGACCGTCGCGGTCTGCTCAAAGACCTCACGCAAGTGATTTTCTCCGATCAGATCAATATTCGTCAGGTAAATACCATTTCTGAAGCGGACGGTATTGCCAATATGAAACTGTTGATTGAGGTTAAAGGTTTGGCCCAGTTATCACGTCTTTTGGCACGTTTGGAACAACAGCCGGGCATTATCAGTGCGCGCCGTTTGGTACAAGGAAATTAA